From Toxorhynchites rutilus septentrionalis strain SRP chromosome 2, ASM2978413v1, whole genome shotgun sequence, a single genomic window includes:
- the LOC129765001 gene encoding uncharacterized protein LOC129765001 has protein sequence MRTYKRKTNRGSTSAEELREAAAEVKGGKSISLAAREYDIKRTTLSRYCERMKFLSVGENPTNEVLEVGYKTPRKVFSEFQEKELTHYMLHMAAICFGCSPKEVGCLAYQCTEKFRIPDSAAWERNKMAGKDWLTNFLRRNSTLSIRKPEATSLTRATSFNMTNATEYFEKLSAVVEKYMERRPNWDQIIRSVKELVGP, from the coding sequence ATGCGCACGTATAAACGGAAAACAAACAGAGGATCGACTTCTGCTGAAGAGCTTCGAGAAGCCGCTGCTGAAGTGAAGGGTGGAAAAAGTATTTCCTTGGCGGCAAGAGAATACGATATAAAGCGAACTACTCTGTCTAGATATTGCGAGCGAATGAAGTTTCTGAGCGTGGGCGAGAATCCAACGAACGAGGTTCTGGAAGTAGGATATAAAACACCACGAAAAGTGTTCTCCGAGTTTCAAGAAAAGGAGTTAACACATTATATGTTGCACATGGCAGCGATCTGTTTCGGATGTTCCCCCAAAGAAGTGGGATGTTTGGCCTACCAATGCACCGAAAAGTTCCGGATTCCGGATTCAGCTGCATGGGAGAGAAACAAAATGGCTGGTAAAGATTGGTTAACTAATTTTCTGCGACGGAATTCTACGCTATCAATTAGGAAGCCGGAAGCTACTAGCCTAACCCGAGCCACGTCATTCAATATGACGAATGCTACGGAGTACTTTGAAAAGTTATCAGCTGTGGTAGAAAAATATATGGAACGTAGACCAAACTGGGATCAGATCATCAGATCGGTAAAGGAATTGGTAGGGCCATGA